The stretch of DNA CTCGTCCACTCCGGCGTCCAGCCTGGGTTCCTCGTAGTCGTTCAACAGGTCGCGGACGCGGGTGAGCGCGCGTTCGTTGATCTCGACCGCGCCGTCGGCCTGCCATTGTTCGATGGCGTTGTTGTCGAACAGCTCGGGCATGAAAAACGCCCTCTGGAAGTTCTCCAGCGTGTGGGGGTGTCCCAGGTAATGGCCGCCGGGGCCCACATCGCGAACGGCCTGCAACGCCTCGTCAAAATCGTCCCAGTTCACACCGGACATCATGCGGTGGCCCATAGCGCATTGTTCGGCATCCACCACGAACTTGGCCATGGAACAGTGCATGCCCGCCTCGTTCCAGCCTGCGGAGTGCCAGATATAGTTCGCCCCCGACATCAGGACGGCCATCATGGTCGCGGCGCTTTCATAGCCTGCCTGCGCGTCAAAGGTCTTGGCCCCGCCCAGCGTGTTCGATGTCCGCCACGGCACGTCGTAATACCGTGCCATCTGGCCGATCATCATGTTCATCAGGCTGATTTCCGGTGTGCCTGCCATCGGCGCACCAGATTTCATTGATACGGTGGACAGGTAATGGCCATAGATCGCGGGCGTCCCTTTCTGGATCACCTGCGTATAGGCCAGCGCGCTCAGCGCCTCGGCATTGAGTTGCGCCACCGACGGGGCCACGCCCGCAGGCGTGTTCGCCCCGCCCAGCACAAAGGGCGAGCAAAGCACAGGCTGTCGGTACCGGGCAAAGGCGCGCATCGCGCCCAGCATCGTCTCATCCCAGACAAGGGGGGAATTGCCGTTGCAGTTGCCGGTCACGACCGGGTTCTGCAGCATGAACTCCTTGCCAAACAGGATCGCGCACATCTCCATCACGTCTTCGGCGTTCTTGGGGCTTG from Tateyamaria omphalii encodes:
- a CDS encoding trimethylamine methyltransferase family protein, giving the protein MSVDAVGRTRRGRGARKAIRQSRDITMLPALKHGLPLVEPMTAEQVARIDDASMGILEDVGVMFRDPIALADWKRAGADVRGETVHLDRGLVRALIASIPSRFTYVARNPANNLPFGEDHSIFVPMTGAPYLRDVDDARRNPTLRDLADFHKLSHMLPAMHSTAHHIVEPYDHPISQRHLRITYSSMKYSDKTFMGMTTSPKNAEDVMEMCAILFGKEFMLQNPVVTGNCNGNSPLVWDETMLGAMRAFARYRQPVLCSPFVLGGANTPAGVAPSVAQLNAEALSALAYTQVIQKGTPAIYGHYLSTVSMKSGAPMAGTPEISLMNMMIGQMARYYDVPWRTSNTLGGAKTFDAQAGYESAATMMAVLMSGANYIWHSAGWNEAGMHCSMAKFVVDAEQCAMGHRMMSGVNWDDFDEALQAVRDVGPGGHYLGHPHTLENFQRAFFMPELFDNNAIEQWQADGAVEINERALTRVRDLLNDYEEPRLDAGVDEALRDYIARREREIPAADALNQDH